The Silurus meridionalis isolate SWU-2019-XX unplaced genomic scaffold, ASM1480568v1 Scaffold544, whole genome shotgun sequence DNA segment ccaggattaattacaggttgggtgacctctaacctctcgtgtggtgctgatgttcctcctcagaagtccgcctgctgtctgaagtctcagctccaccctcttcaggtcatcagacttcatcagggctgtcaattaaacacaacctatgtttatctacacttatgataccaggacgagaaaaaacccctctgaagatgttcttcttaaagGCAGCATTTGTGCTGGTTTAGAAATAAACTGCGTCAAGTCTACCAACCAACACACTgctttttacaccacaaacacaaacacttttcttttctgatcagaCGAGCTGCCATTTGAGTTCACTGACAATGTTCTTATActaacaaatgaaattgatcACAGTATGATTTTTAACCCATATtgattattgcacatttttaaaagccCTCTGTAACAACCAGCCAAAAATATGCCGAGCAAGCGATTAGATCAGACATAAACAATAGtatttcaaatcaattttcaagcgaaatgatttcataaaataacTATGCTGTCACTTTTACTCAgctcttctattattattactcaagtAGTAGAAAATCTACTGCCCACTGGATCCTGTTTGGTCCAGATCTTCCAGTGGAGTCTAAATCTAGTGTGCAGCCAACAGCTCACCTGCTCAGTAATGAAGTTGTTCCCATCCACggtttcaggaagaaaatcagCCCAGCTCAGTTTAGAGTCCTCCATAAGACCTCCACTTCCTTTTGGCTCTAAAGTGAAGAAACACAGCAATGACTTGAACAAAAAGAATCTTTTGTCACCATTTGTTTGCAGAGAAGCTgcaatatttctgcaaataataTGCCGGCTCTTGCCACAGGAAGTAGTGGTTTGCTAAATTCACTGGAATTCACAAGAaatcaacaattaaaaacaaacaccaacttcctttccagcaaaaaatgtatatgtaaagtctcaaatgtaactgtaaatacattaataattatcTCAAAGAGATTCCTCCTTCCCGAAGCACAGGATTAACGAGCTCCGCTATGTACTGCCATACATAAGGAATGTCAATCGCCATATCATCTGCTATCTCGAGGGTTTCTGAGAACCTGTGTAAACAAGGATAGGTAAGAAAATGGGGGGAAAgagagcaaaaagaaaacacagacaaaagtcTTATTAAAGGATTCTGATTCTCTTATAAAATTCCCCaaaaaatgaccaaatgtaAACGCAAGCGTATTCATAATAATGCTAACAATAACCCCATTGGGTGTAAATATGTCATCAAGCTGAGGACATCTCATGACGCAGACAGTAGTGTCTCTGGCACCAGTGGGAGACGGAGCTGTGTGGTGCAGGAATGTTACTCACCCTTTAAAAAACTGAGATGTGGAGAGGATCCCAGCCTGCAGCAGCTGATGGAACAGATGGTCACGTGTGATCTGGTTTCGCCCAGCGTGGTCCAGGTCACTGCATGAGATCATTACTCTGTAATCATTTATGTGTAGAAACTTCTCAATAATGGATTTAGAGCgtttctccatttcctcctctGATAGCGCAGGCTTGTTTGTAGTCGAGTCTGGCACTGCGTCcagttttactgaaacacaagagacatgatgtgtcatgactaaaaatgctcatgcattaaactgaattaagtttcaagaacaacacctacaatcacaactcgcttttcacaacatgaacacaggaGAGAGCTGAAAAAGGACACAGACTACATTCACTACAGACTCACCTGATGCTCCGGATGTGGCTCTAGCGCTAGTTTCTCCATCGCAGCCGTTCTTCCAGTTCAGCCGTCGTCCCCCGAAATTCGGTcccaaataaatcttatttaaaTCTTATTGGAATGAATATTCAATATGCTACATTAAAGGTATAATAGTGTACAACTTTGCAGGATGGTAATTAGAACAATCCTGAACAATGAAAATGCTCTACAATGGCGTCTTTGGTTGTTTACCTTGGCCTTCTTAAAGTCCATCTCTTAGCCGGCGGTGGTGAGGAGAATAGAGAGGCACTCGAGACTTTCCTCTTCATTTTGTTTCAGCAGTTTTACCACGTGGTTATGAATGATGGACTCGTTAAACAGCTCCCGATGAACTTGACGTTACCCTGGTTTTTCATGAGCTTTGTTTTTGCCTCCTCCAGCTCGTCCTGAAGCCTCTCACGATTACTGGCCTGGAAAAGTCAATCatcataaaaactaaaaatctgtgcaattaaaaaatacaaatattacacatgAAGATACCATAGAAATTTTACAGAAGGACGGGTTCAAGAGCTTCATTTGCAAATTCAGtagattttgattttattctgtgggaaaatgaagagaaagcCCTCTTGAGAGAAACGATGCTTACTGAAACAGCTGCTTCCAGTTCCTGCTGGAATATTTGAGATATTTGAGTCTCTGGAGCTGAGACCCTGTGGGTCCGGTGGCAACTTATTTTGGTTACACTGTAAAAGCAGAGAGTGAAGCAATGATCTGTGAAACAATATTCCTTATTTGGTTTTTAAGTTGAAATAAAGCCCACATGTCAGGAGGCTTACCTTGTGTAGCACCACATCAGGTATGGATGGAAGCCCCTCTGGCTTCTGCATACAATCAGGCATGAACTGGATGCTCAAAAGAAAGTCTCTACTATATTGTATCCTCTTATTCTCCATCTCTGGCTCTGAGGAAGGAACGAGCAAAAGCAGACATGAAAAGTAGTGAAAACATGATGAAGTGTGCGAGTCAGAAGAAGTAGGTCTCACTGTGCATGGTGGTGTTGTTGGGCTCTTCGACAGGTGAAAGGACCCCATCGTTGCTTTCATCCTCAGAGCTGGGCTCGGGTTCGTTCTTGCGCTCGGCTTCCTGCGCTCGatctcatctgctggtgtttctGCTGAAGCCAGATGCTCCACAATCACAGGAGACACACTGGAATTCTCGACTGTGGTTGAGACTGGCTTAAGGTCAAAGTCAGACTGCTGGAAAGCGAGCTCTGGCTTatcctaacacacaaacacacccaattaataataaaacaccaggATTACTGTGAatttgtagtgtaaatgtaggtttCACACATTCACCGAAGTGAACGACAGCATTTCTAtctttatatatagttatttaaagaaatactcCAGTGTTGCACCTCAGTTTATATCTACAGGATTTGTAGTCCATGTGCAATAACTACAACCAAGAGCTAACATGCCTCCTAGTTTATTGAGACGAGCAGAAAACTTTACTCATGACTCGATTACAATGAAAGTCAAAGGGCAGCTGGGAAAAGGAGGGATTATGTGAGATTTTATACGCATATTACCAAAGATAATATTGCATATTGAAATGTAAAGATGTTGAattcttttatttgtagaaaACGTATTTAAAAAGTACGACTCTTACGAGTTCTTTCAGGCTACTTTTGTAGTCAACACGTTTAACATGCACAACAGTTTAACCATTTGCAACGTCTTAATTAaaacatgttggaaaatgctgGACTACGTTTAATTTAGTCACGTGCAGGGACAGCGACGAGCCTAAACTCACCTCTCTGAGCGATTGGGAGTCGAGGAGCCGTGTCTGTTTCGGCTCATCGATGGTGAATAGAGCAGAAGCTGGAACCTCTGGGGGCACGTGCACAGGCTCTGTTTTATCTGGCTTTGGTGTGACGGCTTGTGCAGGACCGGGCTCAGCTGAAGAGGTAGACTTTTCAGCGCCATCTAATGCAGCAGATTTTACTGAATAACTCTCAAGCTGTTCATCTGTAGACAACAGAGACAGTAGCAATTAAATCACAGACTAGACGAgtcaaaaatctaaaaaaataataattgaggCTCATATACTCAGTAAATGAACCAGTACTGAAACAAAGAGTAAGCACACGCAccgttttcctcttcctcttggtAGATGGATGTTGCTGCAGTGGAGGGACCATTGGGAATGGAGTCTGGTTGTACCGGCCTGATCATTATAGTAGAACATCCCATATAGCACAGTTAGGTATGGTAATGTAGGTGAAGTAATGTGGGTGAGAGAAACTCAGGCAATGCAGGAGGGAAAGACAGGGCAGAGTGAGGGAAGTGCAGGCCAGACAGGGGTGGGATTTTAAAGTCAGGCTAGGAAAGGTAGGTAGAACGTATTTCCTGATTAGCACACATTAGCATACAGATATCATTTTGGTCCAAACTCAGtaatgattttgtttaaatagagtTCATAGAGTAAGTAGTTTAATTGATTTGTACAATTCTGATATACTTCATGAATAGCCTTCACTCTGTTTAATCAAATCAGAGCTGTGGCCTTTAGATGTTGCCAGTTGCGCTCATACTCCTCTATATGGACATTTTGACAATCTGATTTTAGTAGTCAGTTATGTTTTATAGATCGTTCTGAACCATAATCAGGTCCCCAATAATATCACAGATTGGAtaccacttttcattcattcctctttGTTTAGTTCCCTTAAAGACAGAGTAAGTGATCAAGGAGTTTACAAAATGAGCACGTTTGGCTCaagtaaaatctaaatgaacagtgtgtttaggtgatgaggaagtgatgggctttagtttattctgtgtgaaaacagtgtgtgtttgaactgtaCATTACCAGCATTTGTTCTTCTGGAGAACTCGCAGTCATGTTCACCACCACAGGAACGTAGGTCACCCAATACTGTTGATTAGAACAACATGAAAATGTCTGTCACTACATTTgacatcatatttaatgttctcTCTGATATTTACATCTCAGCTGCTTTCAGCTTCCTGtgttttgtaaagaaaatttGTTCATAACTACATTGTCTtgttaatgagtgtgtggtgaaataaaagcatttattatttttttctttaaaaacaaacaaacattgataTCTGATcgaatataaaatataggtgCTGTCtaacattataaatgaaacacaaacagtaGGAATAATTACATCTGGTCTTCCTGCACAtaaaagtctttatttaaacacttcttTATCATATCAGTACTGTTTaatcttccacttcattttaaaaagtgttcgatgtccagtaggtggcagtaatgTTCTACTAAACTTTAGCTCCCTCTAGCGGTATCACGATGAATTACACTGTACTGCGCTTTTAAAGGgaattttacatcaaatgttgctttttttttaataagccaagttataaacaaacattatcGAATTAACCACTCAATTACAAATACCACAAATCCCCAAATTCTACACAACTATAGAGTCAAATGTTGTTAAAACGTATCATgtgacaaaacaaaattaaaatgttactaAATCACGGATCTCTGGAAACCCAGacattattacactatttataacttttagaataaactttaaaactggaccaatataaagtttgtttacaaacttttactaaactgagtttatttatatgatcatcaccattcattacatcacattacctctgtctttgtccgcttttcttcttctacactttttcttctttttatttaatttgtattgttttcagcacagtaatgtgatgaatgtaaatactgttatgtttgcatcattatgctataaaacacatattttcCCGTTAAGTGAGAAAGAACCGGAGACATGACTGCAGCGTTTTTACTCGTTtactctgcacactgcaaacacacccacatgcagcacgagagtgccctctaatggctatcagatattattacattaatgcaatgttaccaatgtcactatgaccattattaatttagggcttcaggaaagtctgcagaaaacaaaactatacctaccttttccagtttgtctgaatcattgcacgaaacacattaacaaatccgaaaacacagcgacaagtcagacaaaccggaaggtaggtatagtttgtgaatgtaaacttaTCAATggttggacaagacacctgtcattcacctgtatatcttgactgacaggtgtcttgtcaaTGATCTGTAAATTTACATTCACAAACCTCATGACAGGTAGATTCAcacctgtattgtattgtattttattttgtattgtattgtattgtattcttaaataaaaattgaaacaaatagaagaggtggaaaaagaaaatgatgcaTGAGGTTGTTCACTATTCATGGTGAGATGTTCAGCTCTGCAtagatcactttctaaatgtgtgagagatcagtggaaagattttgggccctggataaaaaaatgtaaggaaacaACACGCTGGGAACCGAACCTCAGACCCCACTGTAAtgtagaacacagacacactgtatgacattaaatcagttcacatttattaacaacatccgacttcccaagccatggcataatgacaccagactctttctccaaataattatagaggatcctcacatacacaaagcttctgtgtcta contains these protein-coding regions:
- the LOC124382504 gene encoding eukaryotic translation initiation factor 4 gamma 3-like, translated to MHKPEMENKRIQYSRDFLLSIQFMPDCMQKPEGLPSIPDVVLHKCNQNKLPPDPQGLSSRDSNISNIPAGTGSSCFSQ